In a single window of the Anguilla rostrata isolate EN2019 chromosome 6, ASM1855537v3, whole genome shotgun sequence genome:
- the gpr63 gene encoding probable G-protein coupled receptor 63 → MVYSADVPRADAAETNATFDTSGARLLNLSDPGSGTFPTMAAASAGNCTSGCGAAAYAATTAPILQAGAEGVGLPLQVFFLIAIIVILLVSLLGNAVVCLMVYQRSAMRSAINILLASLAFGDMMLAVLNMPFALVTVMTTHWIFGDAFCRVSAMFFWLFVIEGVAILLIISIDRFLIIVQKQDKLSPYRAKVLIGVSWVLSLCFSFPLAVGQPRLQIPSRAPQCVFGHSTEPGYRAYVVLTALVVFFVPFTVMLYTFMGILGTVRHNAIRIHSHPDSICLSQASKLGLMSLQRPFQMNIDMSFKTRAFTTILILFSVFTVCWAPFTAYSLFSTFSSSFYHRASFFEISTWLLWLCYLKSALNPLIYYWRIKKFRDACLDLMPKYFKFLPQLPGHTKRRIRPSAIYVCGEHRSVV, encoded by the coding sequence ATGGTTTACTCCGCTGACGTGCCCCGCGCGGACGCCGCGGAGACCAACGCAACCTTCGACACCTCGGGCGCGAGGCTTCTGAACCTTTCGGACCCGGGTTCCGGAACGTTCCCCACCATGGCCGCGGCCTCCGCGGGGAACTGCACCTCGGGCTGCGGGGCGGCGGCGTACGCCGCGACGACGGCCCCCATCCTCCAGGCGGGCGCGGAGGGCGTCGGCCTGCCCCTCCAGGTGTTCTTCCTCATCGCCATCATCGTCATCCTGCTGGTCTCCCTCCTGGGAAACGCGGTGGTGTGCCTGATGGTCTACCAGCGGTCGGCCATGCGCTCGGCCATCAACATCCTGCTGGCCAGCCTGGCCTTTGGCGACATGATGCTGGCTGTCCTGAACATGCCCTTCGCGCTGGTCACCGTCATGACCACGCATTGGATCTTCGGGGACGCTTTCTGCCGGGTCTCAGCCATGTTCTTTTGGCTCTTCGTCATCGAGGGCGTGGCCATCCTGCTCATAATCAGCATCGACCGCTTCCTCATCATCGTGCAGAAGCAGGACAAACTGAGCCCCTATAGGGCCAAAGTGCTGATTGGCGTATCCTGGgtcctctccctctgcttctccttcCCCCTGGCCGTGGGGCAGCCCCGCCTCCAGATCCCTTCCAGGGCCCCGCAGTGCGTGTTCGGCCACTCCACCGAGCCCGGGTACCGGGCCTACGTGGTCCTGACGGCGCTGGTCGTCTTCTTCGTCCCTTTCACAGTCATGCTGTACACCTTCATGGGCATCCTGGGCACGGTGCGCCACAACGCCATCCGCATCCACAGCCACCCGGACAGCATCTGCCTGAGCCAGGCCAGCAAGCTGGGCCTGATGAGCCTGCAGAGGCCCTTCCAGATGAACATAGACATGAGCTTCAAGACGCGTGCCTTCACCaccatcctcatcctcttctCCGTCTTCACCGTGTGCTGGGCGCCCTTCACCGCCTACAGCCTGTTTTCCACCTTCAGCAGCAGCTTCTACCACAGGGCCAGCTTCTTCGAGATCAGCACCTGGCTCCTCTGGCTATGCTACCTCAAGTCCGCCCTCAACCCTCTCATCTACTACTGGCGGATCAAGAAGTTCCGCGACGCCTGCCTGGACCTGATGCCCAAGTACTTTAAGTTCCTGCCCCAGCTCCCGGGCCACACCAAGCGGCGAATTCGTCCCAGCGCCATCTACGTATGCGGGGAGCACCGTTCGGTCGTTTGA